One region of Kazachstania africana CBS 2517 chromosome 3, complete genome genomic DNA includes:
- the CUP2 gene encoding Cup2p (similar to Saccharomyces cerevisiae CUP2 (YGL166W) and HAA1 (YPR008W); ancestral locus Anc_8.106) has product MIVINGVKYACELCIRGHRTHSCNHSDRKLIEVRRKGRPSTTCMHCKELRSINKSNPSGKCRCSSTAVKKDISALDCLCTIGETCKCHSKRKRNTKMVNPAPIKYSPLPDSLANSEDKLDDFSSQLVEESLWDILNEGSPQEELPDETFETDSFLQALNRTETSHKEMDQMSTTSALDSYIEESPQFSRSNESSLSNIPFDLVPDQQSNFQKQNVNISLINLQEDSIKGVRDIPEVTIEDRGSFSNFKGSDLRKTSKSGQDHEF; this is encoded by the coding sequence ATGATAGTGATTAATGGTGTGAAGTACGCATGTGAACTATGTATCAGAGGGCATAGAACGCATTCCTGTAATCATTCCGATAGAAAGCTGATCGAGGTCAGGAGAAAAGGAAGACCAAGCACAACGTGTATGCATTGCAAGGAACTCAGATCAATAAACAAATCAAATCCCTCTGGTAAATGCCGATGTTCTAGTACTGCTGttaaaaaagatatttcagCCTTAGATTGTCTCTGTACCATCGGTGAAACATGCAAGTGTcattcaaagagaaaaaggaaTACAAAAATGGTTAATCCAGCACCTATAAAATATTCACCGCTACCAGATAGTTTAGCCAATTCCGAAGACAAGTTAGACGATTTTTCTTCGCAGCTTGTTGAAGAATCATTATGGGATATACTGAACGAAGGATCCCCTCAGGAGGAGCTCCCCGATGAGACCTTTGAAACAGATAGCTTTCTTCAGGCTCTGAATCGCACAGAAACTAGTCATAAAGAAATGGATCAAATGAGCACCACTTCTGCTTTGGATTCATACATTGAAGAGAGCCCTCAATTTTCGAGATCCAATGAGAGCAGCTTGTCCAATATACCATTTGATCTTGTACCGGACCAgcaatcaaattttcaaaagcaaAATGTtaatatttcattaatcAATTTGCAGGAAGATAGCATTAAGGGTGTAAGAGATATTCCTGAAGTGACAATAGAGGACCGAGGCTCCTTTTCGAATTTTAAAGGAAGTGACCTGAGAAAGACCTCTAAATCTGGACAGGATCATGAGTTTTGA
- the KAFR0C03300 gene encoding uncharacterized protein — translation MEAERAGEALAKLMRFVKECEDIPNDESNYKNQDKKWLTRREEELVELLKKDDFFPIQEPGGRFSSTFSIHYELRRDNPCTNVRFTEMRREIMGIKEVQQNSEVTHMMKTSRTLLPGLRQRIEKIELDKINCSNLNLDNGPGNGECPTDPPPTTIRKKEKIVIEIFSDVPERARMTEFPNKMLPSVPDLILLNILIFSEGIKGKDADELSRNLSAKSYNKGLLATCVPPGMSKFDRISQFIPKFRLTQDIAKEHEILKKNQKISGFKKWLNKRRKNVLCLDKGTIVYLSCTNCKTNCKYVLLDEL, via the coding sequence ATGGAAGCAGAAAGAGCAGGAGAAGCCTTAGCCAAATTGATGCGGTTTGTAAAAGAATGTGAGGATATTCCAAACGATGAAAGCAACTACAAGAATCAAGACAAAAAGTGGTTGACGAGGAGAGAAGAGGAGCTAGTGGAATTGCTCAAAAAAGACGATTTCTTTCCAATTCAAGAGCCTGGTGGGCGATTCTCATCCACATTTTCTATCCATTATGAGCTCCGTAGAGATAACCCGTGTACAAATGTACGTTTCACTGAAATGCGGAGGGAAATAATGGGAATAAAAGAAGTTCAACAAAATAGTGAGGTTACACATATGATGAAAACATCCCGTACTCTTTTGCCGGGTTTGAGGCAAAGGAtcgaaaaaattgaacTCGATAAGATTAATTGTTCAAATCTCAATCTGGATAACGGTCCGGGCAATGGTGAATGTCCCACTGACCCCCCTCCTACTACAATACgaaagaaggaaaaaatcgTGATAGAAATCTTTTCTGATGTGCCTGAAAGGGCCAGGATGACTGAGTTTCCTAATAAAATGCTACCTTCTGTACCTGATCTTATTCTTTTAAACATCCTTATTTTTTCTGAAGGCATTAAGGGTAAAGATGCAGATGAACTTTCTAGGAACTTGAGTGCAAAGTCATACAACAAAGGTCTGCTTGCAACATGTGTTCCACCGGGAATGTCTAAGTTCGATAGAATAAGTCAGTTCATTCCCAAGTTCCGTTTGACACAAGATATAGCAAAAGAGCATGAAATTCtcaagaaaaatcaaaaaatatctggattcaaaaaatggttGAATAAGAGGAGAAAAAATGTTTTGTGCTTAGATAAGGGGACGATAGTTTACTTGAGTTGCACAAATTGCAAAACAAACTGCAAATATGTGCTATTAGATGAGTTGTAA
- the RAD54 gene encoding DNA-dependent ATPase RAD54 (similar to Saccharomyces cerevisiae RAD54 (YGL163C); ancestral locus Anc_8.108), which translates to MAKRKLPDRPPNGIGAGERPRLVPRPLNTQASLVKLTTPFKVPYKIQKVATNSKENMVIGGRLLRKRSETVSYTGLDIQKLEDEVAYDNGEAILQAKRRRKDALSSQRLISEPNRLNEIEIVLKRSFTVPIKGYVQRHSLPLTLGTKTKIIPEPRPLHDPTDEFAIVLYDPSVDGDMIIHEKGNVREQQKNDNTEENKNKVDTSKKEFAHPKILSNGVRNKTLQELLGSNESKKRETFANVPVVIDPKLSKILRPHQVEGVKFLYRCVTGLTMKDLQDAQNINTDISNISTDQSQEDEEERAFLQDELCPKPSKPKKKSKRQIQKEEEEEQERIRKEQAQVNHGAYGCIMADEMGLGKTLQCIALLWTLLRQGPQGKGLIDKCIIVCPSSLVNNWANELVKWLGPGTLTPLAIDGKKSSITDAGNASVADAIRSWAQAKGRNIVKPVLIISYETLRRNVDQLKNSNVGLMLADEGHRLKNGDSLTFTALDSINCPRRVILSGTPIQNDLSEYFALLSFSNPGLLGSRAQFRRNYELPILRGRDAEATDKEIKKGEGQLEKLSNIVSKFIIRRTNDILSKYLPCKYEHVIFVNLKPFQKSLYQQLLKSRDVKKLVKGMGGPQPLKAIGLLKKLCNHPALLDFEKELESADFELPDVFRDLHNREVQPQYSGKFAILERFLHKINAESDDKIVLISNYTQTLDLIERMCRRKQYGVIRLDGTMSINKRQTLVDRFNDPEGQEFIFLLSSKAGGCGINLIGANRLILMDPDWNPAADQQALARVWRDGQKKDCFIYRFISTGTIEEKIYQRQSMKMSLSSCVVDAKEDVERLFSSGNLRKLFQLDEDTICNTHETYHCKRCNKHGKQAVKANAMLYGDTTTWNHLNHDALEKTNDHLLRNEFSHNDISYAFQYISH; encoded by the coding sequence ATGGCAAAAAGAAAGTTACCAGATAGACCACCCAATGGGATTGGTGCAGGCGAGCGACCTAGGTTGGTTCCAAGGCCATTAAACACTCAGGCATCATTGGTAAAATTAACGACACCATTCAAGGTCCCATATAAAATACAAAAAGTGGCCACCAACTCTAAAGAGAATATGGTAATTGGCGGAAGATTACTAAGAAAGAGATCAGAAACTGTCTCATACACTGGCTTGGATATTCAAAAGCTAGAGGATGAAGTAGCTTACGATAATGGAGAAGCTATACTACAGGCCAAaaggagaagaaaagatgCATTGAGTTCTCAAAGATTGATAAGTGAACCAAATAGACTGAATGAAATAGAAATCGTTTTGAAAAGATCGTTCACCGTTCCTATAAAAGGTTATGTTCAAAGACACAGCTTGCCATTGACATTGGGTaccaaaacaaaaattattcCAGAACCAAGACCACTCCATGATCCTACTGACGAATTTGCCATTGTATTGTATGATCCTTCAGTAGATGGCGATATGATTATACATGAAAAGGGAAATGTGAGGgaacaacaaaaaaatgacaacACTGAAGAAAACAAGAATAAGGTAGATACGTccaaaaaagaatttgcCCATCCTAAGATTTTATCAAACGGTGTCAGAAACAAAACATTGCAAGAGCTTTTGGGATCTAACGAAAGTAAAAAACGAGAGACTTTCGCCAATGTCCCTGTGGTAATTGACCCAAAATTATCCAAAATCTTGAGGCCGCATCAAGTTGAAGgtgtaaaatttttgtatcGTTGTGTTACTGGTTTAACTATGAAGGATCTTCAAGATGcacaaaatattaatactgatatatcaaatatctCAACGGATCAAAGTCAGGAGGACGAGGAGGAGCGAGCTTTCTTACAGGATGAACTTTGCCCTAAGCCATCTAAACctaaaaagaaatcaaagagacaaattcaaaaagaagaggaagaagaacaagagagaataagaaaagaacaagCTCAAGTCAATCACGGGGCTTATGGTTGCATTATGGCAGACGAAATGGGTTTAGGTAAAACTTTGCAATGTATTGCATTACTGTGGACGCTCCTCAGGCAGGGTCCTCAGGGTAAAGGACTTATAGATAAGTGTATAATTGTTTGTCCCTCCTCTTTAGTGAATAACTGGGCTAATGAACTTGTCAAGTGGCTGGGACCTGGTACTTTGACTCCTCTGGCTATCGACGGTAAAAAATCCTCAATTACAGATGCTGGAAATGCCTCTGTTGCTGATGCCATTCGCTCATGGGCCCAAGCAAAGGGTAGGAACATTGTAAAGCCAGTTCTAATCATTTCTTATGAAACTTTACGTCGTAATGTTGATCAACTAAAAAACAGCAACGTCGGATTAATGTTAGCTGATGAGGGTCATAGACTGAAAAACGGTGATTCGCTGACATTTACAGCACTTGACAGTATTAACTGTCCAAGAAGGGTTATTTTATCTGGTACACCTATCCAGAATGACCTTTCTGAATATTTCGCACTCTTAAGTTTTTCTAATCCCGGTCTATTAGGCAGCAGAGCACaatttagaagaaattatgAACTGCCTATCCTCAGAGGCCGTGATGCTGAAGCTACagataaagaaatcaagaaaGGTGAGGGGCAGCTTGAAAAACTTTCTAATATTGTTTCTAAGTTTATCATAAGAAGAACTAACGATATCTTATCCAAATATCTGCCGTGCAAATATGAGCatgtaatttttgtaaaCCTCAAGCCTTTTCAGAAATCTTTATACCAACAATTACTGAAGTCCAGAGATGTTAAGAAATTGGTGAAAGGAATGGGTGGTCCTCAACCTTTAAAGGCTATTGGcctcttgaaaaaattatgtaaTCATCCGGCATTATTAGACTTCGAGAAAGAACTTGAAAGTGCAGACTTTGAACTTCCTGATGTCTTTAGAGATTTACATAATAGAGAAGTTCAGCCACAATATTCAGGTAAATTTGCCATTTTAGAGAGGTTTTTGCACAAAATCAACGCAGAATCTGATGATAAGATagttttaatttcaaactATACGCAAACACTAGATCTGATAGAGAGAATGTGCAGACGTAAACAGTATGGTGTGATCAGATTAGATGGTACTATGTCGATCAATAAAAGACAGACTTTGGTTGATCGTTTTAATGATCCTGAAGGACAAGAGTTTATTTTCTTACTTAGTTCCAAGGCTGGGGGTTGCGGTATAAATCTTATCGGAGCAAATAGGCTAATTTTGATGGATCCTGACTGGAATCCAGCAGCGGATCAGCAAGCCTTGGCCCGTGTCTGGAGAGATGGTCAGAAGAAAGATTGTTTTATCTATAGATTTATCTCGACCGGTACAATTGAAGAGAAGATTTATCAGAGGCAATCGATGAAAATGAGTTTGAGTTCTTGTGTGGTTGATGCCAAAGAAGATGTTGAAAGACTATTCAGTTCTGGGAATCTGAGGAAATTATTCCAGCTGGATGAAGATACGATATGTAACACCCATGAAACATATCACTGTAAGCGTTGCAACAAGCATGGTAAGCAGGCTGTCAAGGCAAATGCAATGCTCTACGGTGATACCACAACTTGGAACCATTTAAACCATGATGCGTTAGAGAAAACTAATGATCATTTACTTCGAAATGAATTCAGCCATAATGACATTAGTTATGCCTTTCAATATATATCCCATTAA
- the YRB30 gene encoding Yrb30p (similar to Saccharomyces cerevisiae YRB30 (YGL164C); ancestral locus Anc_8.107): MDELLSKAGSQVVTFAIKSGISIASSYALKQISNFAIQIPKDDAGRIEELRAKLENRIEIVSSAIDLVRLVAARGNTNLTSTLKLTRDLKNDIDKFDENINLLLEKLHDDTIRSSQKRTNLIKSVEDYIKDLLGRIDEATPFINLSLTTSGATLSTTLPKSVSTSILLQASYFINKNNELFDSGEVSTLRVGPKFEVTLYSVFYNSLNSENRVVWKEDMARASVSLSRVKEGKMKYRYIMDIEQNFDDGRYHNTDGAEEVPEKLNIRLSQIERVFFSVSGKLLKLEEKDSSVLVLKVADRDNTGGLTDNEELSDEKHKWYAFGEYGGPVGDSDSSEEEEDSDDVDKKSKEDYDDRKYRDKDAESELANNNEISTSIALLEYIIRLSSLQGNDQEGLLEVNDERLSVYLNDENPSAIKHKSSISHITSTLANVRIE, translated from the coding sequence ATGGATGAGCTGTTATCCAAAGCTGGTTCACAAGTTGTGACATTTGCCATCAAATCAGGAATCTCTATAGCTTCGTCATATGCCCTCAAGCAAATCAGCAATTTTGCTATACAAATACCGAAAGATGATGCTGGGAGAATTGAAGAACTAAGAGCAAAACTCGAAAATAGAATAGAAATTGTATCATCAGCTATCGACCTTGTGAGGCTCGTTGCAGCTAGGGGTAATACCAATCTAACAAGCACATTAAAACTAACGAGAGATctaaaaaatgatatcgacaaatttgatgaaaatatcaaccTTCTGttggaaaaattacatGACGATACTATCAGATCATCTCAGAAAAGAACTAATCTTATAAAATCTGTTGAGGACTATATCAAGGATCTACTAGGCCGGATTGATGAAGCCACACCTTTTATTAATCTTTCCTTAACCACGTCGGGTGCAACTTTGAGTACCACATTACCAAAAAGCGTTTCAACTAGTATACTCCTGCAAGCATCATATTttataaacaaaaataatgagcTTTTTGACTCCGGAGAAGTGAGTACTTTAAGAGTTGGTCCCAAATTTGAAGTTACTTTATATTCAGTTTTCTACAATAGCCTCAATTCTGAAAACAGGGTAGTATGGAAAGAGGATATGGCTAGAGCTTCGGTCTCCTTGTCAAGAGTCAAGGAGGGCAAAATGAAATACAGATATATAATGGACATTGAACAGAATTTTGATGATGGTCGGTATCATAATACTGATGGCGCCGAAGAAGTGCCTGAAAAGCTGAATATACGGCTTTCTCAGATTGAAAGAGTGTTCTTTAGTGTCTCCGGAAAACTTCTGAAATTGGAAGAGAAAGACTCGTCTGTTTTGGTACTTAAGGTGGCTGATAGAGACAATACTGGTGGATTGACAGATAATGAGGAGCTTTCTGATGAGAAACATAAATGGTATGCTTTTGGGGAGTATGGAGGACCCGTAGGCGATAGTGACAGttctgaagaagaagaagatagtGATGACGTTGATAAGAAGAGCAAGGAGGATTATGATGACAGAAAATATCGGGACAAAGATGCAGAAAGTGAACTGgctaataataatgaaatttcgACTTCAATTGCTTTACTTGAATACATTATACGATTAAGCTCTCTACAAGGAAATGATCAAGAAGGACTTCTTGAAGTGAATGACGAGAGACTTTCAGTTTATCTTAATGACGAAAATCCTTCTGCTATCAAACATAAATCTTCTATCAGCCATATTACAAGCACACTGGCAAACGTACGAATAGAATAA
- the FAR7 gene encoding Far7p (similar to Saccharomyces cerevisiae FAR7 (YFR008W); ancestral locus Anc_8.105): MADESRFNNQQQLRQEQQVQQQLFLSPQTENLGELHRLVKKLVGQLEENKIQKEIIVRNVDSLSSQLQKAGASDGDIAIFNVFLNERKIENKYLPHTQDTADNDDLIRLRSQNNSLKKLLVMNTSKLNDTFRLLNYHTEAFNVVVNKLRQDIITNRNGSLVKIKTKFNEEVATLEDEEFKSYINNIQEFDKLKDLLELYKLLLKSLDCQ; this comes from the coding sequence ATGGCTGATGAAAGTCGATTCAATAATCAGCAGCAACTTCGGCAAGAGCAGCAGGTACAACAGCAGCTTTTTCTTAGCCCTCAAACAGAGAACCTAGGAGAACTTCATAGGCTAGTAAAAAAACTTGTTGGGCAGCTAGAAGAGAACaagattcaaaaagaaattatcgTTAGAAATGTTGATTCGTTGTCGTCTCAATTGCAAAAAGCTGGTGCATCAGATGGAGATATTGCgattttcaatgttttcttgaatgaaagaaagattgaaaataagTATTTACCTCATACACAAGACACCGCTGATAATGACGACCTGATAAGGCTGCGGAGCCAAAACAATAGTTTGAAGAAGCTTTTGGTAATGAACACCTCCAAATTAAACGACACCTTCAGGTTATTAAATTACCATACTGAAGCATTTAATGTTGTTGTCAACAAACTACGACAAGATATAATAACAAATAGAAATGGCTCGCTAGTAAAGATAAAAACCAAGTTTAACGAAGAGGTAGCTacattagaagatgaagaattcaaatcaTATATCAATAACATACAGGAATTTGACAAATTGAAGGATCTTCttgaattatataaactgcttttgaaaagtttagATTGCCAGTGA
- the RQC2 gene encoding Rqc2p (similar to Saccharomyces cerevisiae YPL009C; ancestral locus Anc_8.75), with amino-acid sequence MLVLYASTFATLHDSRSAKELYSKGAPMKQRISSLDLKLLAQELQKAIEGYRLSNIYNVADSKRQFLLKFNKPDSKINVIVDCGLKVHVTEYTRPTPQLPSGFVAKLRKHLKSKRLTALRQVDNDRILVLEFSDGLYYLVLEFFSAGNVLLLDNNRCIMALQRIVEEHENKVGELYKIFDSTLFKENPDNPLERQFYTEELVREWISSAKDTTSNSNTKGPTDKKKIKVFSIHKLLLSKQPHLSSDLLQKNLKEAGINCASSCLDFVNREQTIVSLLNTTAKEYKQLLQTEFKKGFILAKKNVNYDSLKDKPELEYLYENFHPFKPYISGAEEKSVRILEIEGSYNRTLDVFFSTIESLKYSLRIQNQELQAKKKLEDARSDNQKRIQSLSDVQILNETKANAILNNTDLVDSAKQAVQDLLEQQTDWNMIEKLIMNEKKRRNKIAEIIELPLNLKNNKINIKIPLQSPSQFEEETFSDNESVKSSLSDSDFSDESDSELSDFSMEEVVGRHENTRKIRAKDDKQHVTVTIDLSLSSYANASQYFNSKKDSAEKQKKMEKHMAKAMTNIENRIDQQLKKKLRESHTVLKKIRKPYFFEKYNWFISSEGYLVMTGKSALENDQIYMKYIEDDDIFMSTSFGSKAWIKNPDRGEIPPNTLMQAGIFCASSSKAWSNKVVCSPKWCYARNITKFTQDGSIVAETGEFVLIDEQKQSTLPPAQLIMGIGFLWKLKQDNEDSDRDEDEEADIEEAATVNMGSLKELDDKDASSKNSSEDVDVSDSLEEATGISEEDSTKKSLDNNNSSDPIITDLDPTGDIIKNMKKKVRGKKGKLKKIQRKYADQDEDERLMRLQALGTLKGIEKQQERVQITINKQQEREWKKKKREQQEEFNALQFTSRKIMKINYNFKNQLKPTLSPGDEVVDIVPVFAPWPALLKYKYKVKIQPGSSKKTKSMAAILTYFKGRKVDTWSRDKELDWPKEHDLLNGLKEQELVPILCVDKLNVSIPGSQAKGGGVSNGKGKGGGNRKTKKTINRRTLVI; translated from the coding sequence ATGCTTGTGCTATACGCTTCAACTTTTGCAACTCTTCATGATTCAAGAAGTGCTAAAGAGCTATATTCGAAAGGAGCGCCTATGAAGCAGAGAATCAGTTCTTTAGATCTCAAACTTTTAGCCcaagaattacaaaaagcAATAGAAGGGTACagattatcaaatatctACAATGTGGCAGATTCCAAGAGACAGTTTCTACTTAAGTTTAACAAGCCCGATTCCAAAATAAATGTAATTGTGGATTGCGGGTTGAAAGTGCACGTTACTGAATATACAAGACCAACTCCACAACTTCCATCTGGTTTCGTTGCAAAGTTAAGGAAGCATCTAAAATCCAAAAGGTTGACTGCTTTGAGACAGGTTGATAATGACAGAATATTGGTCCTGGAATTTTCAGATGGTTTGTACTACTTGGTTCTGGAGTTTTTTAGTGCAGGTAATGTACTGTTATTAGATAACAATAGGTGTATTATGGCGCTTCAAAGAATTGTGGAGGAAcatgaaaataaagttgGTGAGCTTTACAAGATTTTCGATAGTACTCTGtttaaagaaaatccaGATAATCCACTGGAACGGCAATTCTACACTGAAGAGTTGGTGAGGGAATGGATATCCTCCGCAAAAGATACTACGTCCAACTCAAACACCAAAGGACCCactgataaaaaaaagataaaagtTTTTTCTATTCATAAGCTTTTGCTAAGCAAGCAGCCTCATTTATCTTCAGATTTATTACAGAAAAATCTAAAAGAGGCTGGAATCAATTGTGCTTCCTCCTGTTTGGATTTTGTCAACAGAGAACAAACAATAGTCAGCTTGCTTAACACTACAGCAAAGGAATATAAGCAACTACTTCAAACAGAATTTAAAAAAGGTTTCATATTGGCGAAAAAGAATGTAAATTATGATTCGCTCAAGGATAAACCAGAGCTTGAGTATttatatgaaaattttcaccCATTTAAGCCCTACATTAGTGGTGCTGAAGAAAAGTCAGTCCGTATTCTGGAAATTGAAGGCTCCTACAACAGAACACTAgatgttttcttttccacaattgaatctttgaaatattcccTGCgtattcaaaatcaagagCTAcaagccaaaaaaaaacttgaGGACGCACGGTCAGATAACCAAAAGAGAATTCAAAGTCTATCCGATGTTCAGATACtaaatgaaacaaaagCAAATGCTATCCTGAATAATACAGATCTTGTTGACAGCGCTAAGCAAGCAGTTCAAGACCTTCTCGAACAACAGACCGACTGGAATATGATTGAAAAGTTAATAATGAACGAAAAAAAGAGgagaaataaaattgcAGAGATTATTGAGCTTCCtctcaatttgaaaaataataagatCAATATTAAAATCCCCCTACAGTCACCATCACAATTCGAAGAGGAGACGTTCTCGGATAATGAAAGTGTAAAAAGCAGCTTAAGTGATTCAGATTTTTCCGATGAATCGGATTCAGAGTTATCTGATTTTAGCATGGAAGAAGTAGTGGGGAGACATGAGAATACTAGAAAGATACGCGCTAAGGATGACAAACAACATGTTACCGTGACTATAGATTTATCGCTGTCTTCCTATGCAAACGCCTCTCAATATTTCAACTCCAAAAAAGACAGTGCAGagaagcaaaaaaaaatggaaaagcATATGGCCAAAGCTATGACAAATATTGAGAATAGAATTGATCAAcaattaaagaagaagttgagAGAGAGCCACACAgtgttgaaaaaaataagaaagcCTTActttttcgaaaaataTAACTGGTTTATCTCAAGCGAGGGATATTTGGTGATGACGGGAAAAAGTGCATTGGAAAATGACCAGATATATATGAAGTACATCGAGGACGATGACATCTTCATGTCTACTAGTTTTGGTTCAAAAGCTTGGATTAAAAATCCGGATAGAGGTGAAATTCCTCCTAACACATTAATGCAAGCTGGTATCTTCTGTGCTTCTTCCAGTAAGGCCTGGTCCAATAAGGTTGTGTGTTCTCCAAAATGGTGTTACGCAAGGAACATCACCAAATTCACTCAAGATGGGTCTATCGTTGCAGAAACAGGTGAATTTGTACTCATAGATGAACAGAAGCAATCCACGCTTCCTCCCGCACAACTGATTATGGGTATTGGATTTTTATGGAAGCTAAAacaagataatgaagattcaGACAGGgatgaagacgaagaagCCGATATAGAAGAAGCGGCAACCGTTAATATGGGATCCCTTAAGGAACTTGATGATAAGGATGCGAGTAGTAAAAATAGTAGTGAAGATGTTGATGTGTCTGATAGTCTTGAAGAGGCCACAGGAATTTCAGAGGAGGATTCGACGAAAAAATCTTTGGACAACAATAATTCCTCTGATCCTATCATCACTGACTTGGATCCTACAGGCGATATCATTAAAAACATGAAGAAAAAGGTCCGCGGTAAAAAGGGCAAACtaaaaaagattcaaagaaaatatgcAGATCAAGATGAAGACGAGCGTTTAATGAGGCTACAGGCACTTGGAACTCTCAAaggtattgaaaaacaacAAGAACGAGTTCAAATTACTATAAATAAGCAACAAGAGCGtgaatggaaaaaaaagaaacgagaacaacaagaagaattcaatGCACTACAGTTTACTAGcagaaaaataatgaaaataaattacaatttcaagaatCAGCTAAAACCCACCTTGTCTCCTGGCGATGAAGTTGTTGATATTGTTCCAGTTTTTGCTCCTTGGCCAGCCTTATTGAAGTATAAATATAAAGTTAAGATTCAACCTGGAAGCAGCAAGAAGACTAAATCGATGGCTGCCATACTAACGTACTTCAAGGGACGGAAAGTTGATACATGGAGTCGTGACAAAGAACTTGATTGGCCAAAGGAGCATGATTTACTTAACGGATTGAAGGAGCAGGAGTTAGTTCCAATCCTTTGTGTTGATAAGTTAAACGTTTCCATTCCTGGTTCTCAAGCAAAGGGTGGCGGCGTCTCCAATGGTAAAGGAAAAGGAGGCGGAAatagaaaaacaaaaaaaacaataaataGAAGGACCTTAGTTATATAA
- the YFH7 gene encoding Yfh7p (similar to Saccharomyces cerevisiae YFR007W; ancestral locus Anc_8.101) gives MEEILSQLVDKTKHLLEERIEKNYRICLVIVGPPGSGKSTIAEKLCLHLNKSFNEYLLKERGTFSLRKGGLSCDDLVKGVDEIDPVLQGELEINGGLLPDKVEDTNFKPVKVTNKSNSSLLVVGRGGLPNSIEITMPSSPDILDNREIDIAQIVPMDGFHLTRSCLDKFQCPEEAHSRRGSPPTFDSNNFSELCRILADSSKIEPPSSMKSGIWEKVLDTFLSDVPTISIPGFDHAVKDPTRNALCVDRFTRILILEGLYLLYEKENWQKIYAYMSGTDAVIFLYLDVDEHIIEERVANRHLASGLVASFEEGVAKFRANDLLNAHAVRDNLIESENIIKVPTA, from the coding sequence ATGGAAGAAATTCTATCTCAATTAGTTGACAAAACGAAGCATTTGTTGGAAGAAcgaattgaaaagaattataGAATCTGTCTTGTAATTGTAGGACCTCCAGGGTCTGGTAAGTCTACAATTGCAGAAAAGCTTTGCTTACATCTAAACAAAAGTTTTAATGAGTACCTCTTGAAAGAACGGGGTACATTCAGTCTCAGGAAGGGGGGACTGTCTTGTGATGATCTGGTAAAGGGAGTGGATGAGATTGATCCCGTATTGCAGGGGGAACTGGAAATTAATGGAGGACTTTTGCCTGATAAGGTGGAGGACACTAACTTCAAACCCGTTAAGGTGACCAACAAGTCCAATTCCTCATTGCTTGTTGTTGGGAGGGGTGGCTTGCCCAATTCAATAGAGATCACAATGCCCAGCTCACCAGACATCCTGGATAACAGGGAAATTGATATTGCTCAAATCGTTCCAATGGATGGATTCCATCTTACTAGGAGCTGTTTAGATAAATTCCAATGCCCTGAGGAGGCTCATAGCAGACGGGGCTCACCACCTACATTTGACAgcaacaatttttcagaattatGTCGGATTTTGGCCGACAGCTCAAAGATCGAACCTCCTTCTTCCATGAAAAGTGGTATATGGGAAAAGGTGTTAGACACATTCCTTTCAGATGTCCCTACTATATCCATACCTGGATTTGATCATGCAGTGAAGGACCCTACAAGAAATGCACTATGTGTCGACAGATTTACAAGAATTTTAATATTAGAGGGTTTATATCTTCTgtatgaaaaagaaaattggcAAAAAATTTACGCTTATATGAGTGGTACTGATGCTGTCATATTTTTATATCTAGATGTGGATGAGcatattattgaagaaagggTCGCCAATAGACATTTAGCGAGCGGTTTGGTGGCCTCTTTCGAAGAAGGTGTGGCTAAGTTTAGGGCAAATGATTTACTTAACGCCCACGCTGTTAGGGACAATTTAATTGAAtcagaaaatataataaaagtGCCCACTGCATGA